A region from the Microcebus murinus isolate Inina chromosome 3, M.murinus_Inina_mat1.0, whole genome shotgun sequence genome encodes:
- the RHOH gene encoding rho-related GTP-binding protein RhoH, with the protein MLSSIKCVLVGDSAVGKTSLLVRFTSETFPEAYKPTVYENTGVDVFMDGVQISLGLWDTAGNDAFRSIRPLSYQQADVVLMCYSVANQSSFLNLKNKWIGEIRSNLPCTPVLVVATQTDQREMGPHRATCVSAIDGKRLAQDVRAKGYLECSALSNRGVQQVFECAVRTAVNQARRRNRRRLFPVNECKIL; encoded by the coding sequence ATGCTGAGTTCCATCAAGTGCGTGCTGGTGGGCGACTCCGCCGTGGGGAAAACCTCCCTGTTGGTGCGCTTCACCTCCGAGACCTTCCCCGAGGCCTACAAGCCCACGGTGTACGAGAACACGGGGGTGGATGTCTTCATGGACGGCGTCCAGATCAGCCTGGGCCTCTGGGACACGGCCGGCAACGATGCCTTCAGGAGCATCCGGCCCCTGTCCTACCAGCAGGCAGACGTGGTGCTGATGTGCTACTCTGTGGCCAACCAGAGCTCCTTCCTGAACTTGAAGAACAAGTGGATTGGTGAGATCAGGAGCAACTTGCCCTGCACCCCTGTGCTGGTGGTGGCCACCCAGACTGACCAGCGGGAGATGGGGCCCCACAGGGCCACCTGCGTCAGTGCCATCGATGGGAAGAGACTGGCCCAGGATGTGAGAGCCAAGGGCTACTTGGAGTGCTCAGCGCTCAGCAACCGGGGCGTCCAGCAGGTGTTCGAGTGTGCGGTCCGCACTGCCGTCAACCAGGCCCGGAGACGCAACAGACGGAGGCTCTTCCCCGTCAATGAGTGTAAGATCCTCTAA